The proteins below are encoded in one region of Lactuca sativa cultivar Salinas chromosome 3, Lsat_Salinas_v11, whole genome shotgun sequence:
- the LOC111920820 gene encoding ubiquitin-like domain-containing protein CIP73 isoform X1 has protein sequence MADKHSDEGGSTGNFGGESSESTVEIRIKTLDSQSYQFNVDKNMLVSAFKEKIATDVGLPVGQQRLIFRGKVLKDELRLSEYHVGSGDTLHLVARQPSESQPQSGTSTTTANGSNTGQNANGGGARPRVSHISHSVVLGTFADRNEDGNPDLSRVIGAVLNSFGIGGQGQGQGQVSMPNMQQFNVPVQVAQGNEAGVNANSQGQQGNPSQPGSQGFAIPGMALPTLVTPIPDSLHTLSEFMNRMEQALSHNGYQQNQAPNGAEAPPAVVLPSGPRGVPTPAALAVVMRHALQLLNGPVTDSLSHTARRLEEEESCTDLTVRTQIQSEAMQSGLAMQHLGALLLELGRTMLTLRIGQSPAESSVNAGPAVYISPTGPNPIMAQPFPLQTNSMFGGPPTPLGPLGVPRHINVHIHAGIGPRGTNADSNQGEQPNETSNIPSAAAAAAGVNVQTQSRGVTVDDSTRSENPASQGQPDGSVSESETRTDTEDAGNTIAITSSSATKSASEVQNDASASSSTPANAPTVPLGLGLGGLQPKRRSRQTKPEVTTTTSSNAPVPPVNAPPTSSPAGGGGQLDPATIMSQMVANPALDGLLSGVSSQTGIGSPDVLRNMLGQLTQNPAMMNTVNQIAQQIDGNQDLSNMFSGMGGGGGGGGFDLSGMIQQMMPIVAQAFGGGGSGLNMLQQPPSNSMDGGLQPRSMNDSSSAPQLNLRDLAEKIQQQESPDVVFSSVVEAAARVNNNNNGDELSELLIQEGLVDEFMEMFKTDVSRLLEEEE, from the exons ATGGCAGATAAGCATTCTGATGAAGGTGGGAGCACAGGCAATTTTGGTGGTGAAAGTTCTGAATCAACTGTGGAGATCCGTATCAAGACACTTGATTCACAGTCATACCAGTTTAATGTAGATAAAAAT ATGCTAGTTTCAGCATTCAAAGAGAAAATAGCTACTGATGTTGGCCTTCCAGTTGGACAGCAGCGGCTCATCTTTCGGGGCAAGGTGTTGAAGGACGAGCTCCGCCTTTCTGAATATC ACGTTGGAAGTGGAGACACATTGCATCTAGTGGCTAGACAGCCTTCTGAATCACAACCTCAATCTGGTACCTCCACAACAACTGCAAATGGTAGTAATACAG GACAAAATGCAAATGGTGGAGGTGCACGTCCGCGTGTGAGTCATATTTCACATAGTGTAGTACTTGGGACCTTTGCAGATAGAAATGAAGATGGCAATCCAGATCTTAGTCGG GTCATTGGTGCTGTTTTAAATTCATTTGGAATTGGGGGCCAGGGCCAGGGCCAAGGCCAGGTGTCCATGCCAAACATGCAGCAG TTCAATGTTCCTGTGCAAGTTGCTCAAGGAAATGAAGCTGGAGTTAATgctaacagtcaaggtcaacagggAAACCCTAGTCAACCTGGTTCTCAAGGTTTTGCCATTCCAGGAATGGCTTTACCAACACTTGTTACG CCAATTCCTGATTCGTTACACACACTTTCCGAGTTCATGAATCGAATGGAGCAGGCATTGTCACATAATG GGTATCAGCAAAATCAAGCTCCAAATGGTGCGGAGGCCCCACCAGCTGTAGTATTGCCATCTGGTCCTCGTGGCGTGCCTACACCTGCAGCTTTGGCTGTTGTTATGCGACATGCTCTACAACTTCTCAATGGGCCTGTTACTGATTCTCTTTCT CATACTGCAAGAAGGCTGGAGGAAGAGGAGAGTTGCACTGATCTGACAGTAAGAACCCAAATCCAGTCAGAAGCCATGCAATCAGGTCTTGCTATGCAACATTTAGGCGCCCTTCTACTTGAGCTTGGGCGTACAATGTTGACTTTGCGTATCGGACAGTCTCCC GCTGAATCTTCTGTAAATGCTGGACCTGCTGTTTACATCTCTCCAACTGGGCCTAATCCAATAATGGCACAG CCCTTTCCTCTGCAAACTAATTCGATGTTTGGTGGTCCACCAACACCCTTGGGTCCTCTTGGCGTTCCAAGGCATATAAATGTTCATATCCATGCGGGAATCGGTCCAAGGGGAACTAATGCTGATTCAAACCAAGGAGAACAACCTAATGAAACAAGTAACATTCCATCAG ctgctgctgctgctgcaggAGTTAATGTGCAAACACAAAGTAGAGGTGTTACTGTTGATGATAGCACAAGAAGTGAAAATCCAGCTTCTCAAG GCCAACCAGATGGAAGTGTGTCTGAATCTGAGACCAGAACG GATACAGAAGATGCTGGAAACACCATTGCCATTACCAGTAGCAGTGCAACAAAATCTGCAAGTGAGGTTCAAAATGATGCTTCTGCTTCATCATCGACTCCAGCCAATGCACCAACTGTTCCTCTTGGACTTGGGTTAGGAGGCTTACAACCCAAG AGACGAAGTCGGCAGACAAAACCAGAAGTGACTACTACTACTAGTAGTAATGCCCCTGTGCCTCCTGTTAATGCGCCACCTACTTCTAGTCCAGCTGGCGGTGGTGGCCAATTAGATCCTGCTACAATCATGAGTCAGATGGTGGCAAATCCTGCACTTGATGGTCTCTTGTCTGGAGTTTCAAGCCAAACCGGGATTGGGTCGCCGGATGTATTGAGGAACATGTTGGGTCAACTAACTCAGAACCCTGCAATGATGAACACAGTCAATCAAATTGCTCAACAGATTGATGGGAATCAAGATCTGAGCAACATGTTTTCCGGTATGGGTGGCGGCGGTGGCGGTGGTGGTTTTGATCTGTCGGGTATGATACAACAGATGATGCCGATTGTTGCCCAAGCTTTTGGTGGCGGGGGGTCGGGTCTAAACATGCTTCAACAACCACCTTCCAATTCCATGGACGGTGGGCTTCAACCCAGAAGCATGAACGATAGTTCGAGTGCTCCTCAG CTGAACCTGCGGGATTTGGCTGAGAAGATCCAACAGCAGGAGTCCCCAGATGTAGTGTTTTCATCTGTGGTTGAAGCTGCTGCTCGTGTGAACAACAATAACAATGGAGATGAGCTTTCTGAGTTGCTTATCCAAGAGGGTCTTGTTGAT GAGTTTATGGAAATGTTCAAGACTGATGTTTCACGACTGCTGGAGGAAGAGGAATAG
- the LOC111920820 gene encoding ubiquitin-like domain-containing protein CIP73 isoform X2, whose amino-acid sequence MADKHSDEGGSTGNFGGESSESTVEIRIKTLDSQSYQFNVDKNMLVSAFKEKIATDVGLPVGQQRLIFRGKVLKDELRLSEYHVGSGDTLHLVARQPSESQPQSGTSTTTANGSNTGQNANGGGARPRVSHISHSVVLGTFADRNEDGNPDLSRVIGAVLNSFGIGGQGQGQGQVSMPNMQQFNVPVQVAQGNEAGVNANSQGQQGNPSQPGSQGFAIPGMALPTLVTPIPDSLHTLSEFMNRMEQALSHNGYQQNQAPNGAEAPPAVVLPSGPRGVPTPAALAVVMRHALQLLNGPVTDSLSHTARRLEEEESCTDLTVRTQIQSEAMQSGLAMQHLGALLLELGRTMLTLRIGQSPAESSVNAGPAVYISPTGPNPIMAQPFPLQTNSMFGGPPTPLGPLGVPRHINVHIHAGIGPRGTNADSNQGEQPNETSNIPSGVNVQTQSRGVTVDDSTRSENPASQGQPDGSVSESETRTDTEDAGNTIAITSSSATKSASEVQNDASASSSTPANAPTVPLGLGLGGLQPKRRSRQTKPEVTTTTSSNAPVPPVNAPPTSSPAGGGGQLDPATIMSQMVANPALDGLLSGVSSQTGIGSPDVLRNMLGQLTQNPAMMNTVNQIAQQIDGNQDLSNMFSGMGGGGGGGGFDLSGMIQQMMPIVAQAFGGGGSGLNMLQQPPSNSMDGGLQPRSMNDSSSAPQLNLRDLAEKIQQQESPDVVFSSVVEAAARVNNNNNGDELSELLIQEGLVDEFMEMFKTDVSRLLEEEE is encoded by the exons ATGGCAGATAAGCATTCTGATGAAGGTGGGAGCACAGGCAATTTTGGTGGTGAAAGTTCTGAATCAACTGTGGAGATCCGTATCAAGACACTTGATTCACAGTCATACCAGTTTAATGTAGATAAAAAT ATGCTAGTTTCAGCATTCAAAGAGAAAATAGCTACTGATGTTGGCCTTCCAGTTGGACAGCAGCGGCTCATCTTTCGGGGCAAGGTGTTGAAGGACGAGCTCCGCCTTTCTGAATATC ACGTTGGAAGTGGAGACACATTGCATCTAGTGGCTAGACAGCCTTCTGAATCACAACCTCAATCTGGTACCTCCACAACAACTGCAAATGGTAGTAATACAG GACAAAATGCAAATGGTGGAGGTGCACGTCCGCGTGTGAGTCATATTTCACATAGTGTAGTACTTGGGACCTTTGCAGATAGAAATGAAGATGGCAATCCAGATCTTAGTCGG GTCATTGGTGCTGTTTTAAATTCATTTGGAATTGGGGGCCAGGGCCAGGGCCAAGGCCAGGTGTCCATGCCAAACATGCAGCAG TTCAATGTTCCTGTGCAAGTTGCTCAAGGAAATGAAGCTGGAGTTAATgctaacagtcaaggtcaacagggAAACCCTAGTCAACCTGGTTCTCAAGGTTTTGCCATTCCAGGAATGGCTTTACCAACACTTGTTACG CCAATTCCTGATTCGTTACACACACTTTCCGAGTTCATGAATCGAATGGAGCAGGCATTGTCACATAATG GGTATCAGCAAAATCAAGCTCCAAATGGTGCGGAGGCCCCACCAGCTGTAGTATTGCCATCTGGTCCTCGTGGCGTGCCTACACCTGCAGCTTTGGCTGTTGTTATGCGACATGCTCTACAACTTCTCAATGGGCCTGTTACTGATTCTCTTTCT CATACTGCAAGAAGGCTGGAGGAAGAGGAGAGTTGCACTGATCTGACAGTAAGAACCCAAATCCAGTCAGAAGCCATGCAATCAGGTCTTGCTATGCAACATTTAGGCGCCCTTCTACTTGAGCTTGGGCGTACAATGTTGACTTTGCGTATCGGACAGTCTCCC GCTGAATCTTCTGTAAATGCTGGACCTGCTGTTTACATCTCTCCAACTGGGCCTAATCCAATAATGGCACAG CCCTTTCCTCTGCAAACTAATTCGATGTTTGGTGGTCCACCAACACCCTTGGGTCCTCTTGGCGTTCCAAGGCATATAAATGTTCATATCCATGCGGGAATCGGTCCAAGGGGAACTAATGCTGATTCAAACCAAGGAGAACAACCTAATGAAACAAGTAACATTCCATCAG gAGTTAATGTGCAAACACAAAGTAGAGGTGTTACTGTTGATGATAGCACAAGAAGTGAAAATCCAGCTTCTCAAG GCCAACCAGATGGAAGTGTGTCTGAATCTGAGACCAGAACG GATACAGAAGATGCTGGAAACACCATTGCCATTACCAGTAGCAGTGCAACAAAATCTGCAAGTGAGGTTCAAAATGATGCTTCTGCTTCATCATCGACTCCAGCCAATGCACCAACTGTTCCTCTTGGACTTGGGTTAGGAGGCTTACAACCCAAG AGACGAAGTCGGCAGACAAAACCAGAAGTGACTACTACTACTAGTAGTAATGCCCCTGTGCCTCCTGTTAATGCGCCACCTACTTCTAGTCCAGCTGGCGGTGGTGGCCAATTAGATCCTGCTACAATCATGAGTCAGATGGTGGCAAATCCTGCACTTGATGGTCTCTTGTCTGGAGTTTCAAGCCAAACCGGGATTGGGTCGCCGGATGTATTGAGGAACATGTTGGGTCAACTAACTCAGAACCCTGCAATGATGAACACAGTCAATCAAATTGCTCAACAGATTGATGGGAATCAAGATCTGAGCAACATGTTTTCCGGTATGGGTGGCGGCGGTGGCGGTGGTGGTTTTGATCTGTCGGGTATGATACAACAGATGATGCCGATTGTTGCCCAAGCTTTTGGTGGCGGGGGGTCGGGTCTAAACATGCTTCAACAACCACCTTCCAATTCCATGGACGGTGGGCTTCAACCCAGAAGCATGAACGATAGTTCGAGTGCTCCTCAG CTGAACCTGCGGGATTTGGCTGAGAAGATCCAACAGCAGGAGTCCCCAGATGTAGTGTTTTCATCTGTGGTTGAAGCTGCTGCTCGTGTGAACAACAATAACAATGGAGATGAGCTTTCTGAGTTGCTTATCCAAGAGGGTCTTGTTGAT GAGTTTATGGAAATGTTCAAGACTGATGTTTCACGACTGCTGGAGGAAGAGGAATAG